From Xiphophorus hellerii strain 12219 chromosome 9, Xiphophorus_hellerii-4.1, whole genome shotgun sequence, a single genomic window includes:
- the dbt gene encoding lipoamide acyltransferase component of branched-chain alpha-keto acid dehydrogenase complex, mitochondrial codes for MAAVTRRSFSALRVLLTQQYRRRSFGPQNLRLSRTESAPSRWAASLQTSCNRTLQTTVERRRPVVQFKLSDIGEGIMEVTVKEWYVKEGDRVSQFDSICEVQSDKASVTITSRYDGVIRRLYYEADATALVGKPLVDIETESASELSQEDVVETPAMAREEHTHQEIKGHKTQATPAVRRLAMENNIKLSEVVGTGKDGRILKEDILNFLAKQTGAILPPAPLFQEVQTPGPAPAAAPPLSAPAAVRPPPAAPRPVFTGKDVTEPLKGFHKAMVKTMTAALKIPHFGYCDEVDLSRLVLLRSELKPVAERRGIKLSYLPFFIKAASLSLLHFPILNSTLDEGCQNITFKASHNIGVAMDTSQGLLVPSVKSVQLLSVFQVAQELTQLQALGAAGQLGTAELSGGTFTLSNIGSIGGTYAKPVILPPEVAIGALGKIQVLPRFGPDGQVKAAHIMKVSWSADHRLIDGATMCRFSNLWREYLENPASMLLDLK; via the exons ATGGCGGCGGTGACCAGAAGATCCTTCAGCGCTCTCAGAGTTCTG CTGACCCAGCAGTACCGCCGGAGGAGTTTTGGACCCCAGAACCTGAGGCTGAGCAGAACCGAATCGGCGCCGTCCAGATGGGCCGCGTCGCTGCAGACGTCCTGCAACAGGACGCTGCAGACCACCGTGG AGCGGCGCCGACCCGTGGTCCAGTTCAAGCTGTCTGACATTGGAGAGGGCATCATGGAGGTCACGGTCAAGGAGTG GTACGTGAAGGAGGGGGACAGGGTGTCTCAGTTTGACAGCATCTGCGAGGTCCAGAGCGACAAAGCGTCCGTCACCATCACCAGCCGCTACGACGGCGTCATCAGGAGGCTGTACTATGAAGCCGACGCCACCGCCCTGGTGGGCAAGCCGCTGGTGGACATCGAGACGGAGTCTGCATCAG AGCTGAGCCAGGAGGATGTGGTGGAGACGCCCGCCATGGCCCGTGAGGAGCACACCCACCAAGAGATCAAAGGTCACAAGACCCAGGCCACGCCCGCCGTCCGCCGCCTCGCCATGGAGAACAAC ATCAAGCTCAGTGAAGTGGTGGGGACGGGGAAGGATGGACGCATCCTGAAGGAGGACATCCTGAACTTCCTGGCCAAGCAGACCGGCGCCATCTTGCCTCCAGCTCCGCTTTTCCAGGAGGTCCAGACGCCAGGCCCCGCCCCCGCCGCTGCACCGCCCCTCAGCGCCCCAGCTGCGGTCAGACCTCCACCTGCGGCCCCAAGACCCGTCTTCACCGGGAAGGACGTGACAGAGCCGCTCAAAG GTTTCCACAAAGCCATGGTGAAGACGATGACAGCGGCGCTGAAGATCCCTCACTTTGGTTACTGTGACGAGGTCGACCTGAGCCGATTGGTTCTGCTGCGGTCCGAACTGAAGCCGGTCGCCGAGAGACGCGGCATCAAACTCAGCTACCTGCCCTTCTTCATCAAG GCCGCCTCCCTCAGCCTGCTTCACTTCCCCATCCTGAACTCCACGCTGGACGAAGGCTGCCAGAACATCACCTTCAAG GCGTCCCATAACATCGGCGTTGCCATGGACACCAGCCAGGGCCTGCTGGTCCCCAGCGTGAAGAGCGTCCAGCTGCTCAGTGTTTTCCAGGTGGCCCAGGAGTTGACCCAGCTGCAGGCGCTGGGCGCCGCTGGCCAGCTGGGGACAGCCGAGCTGAGCGGGGGAACCTTCACTCTGTCCAACATCGGATCG ATCGGAGGGACGTACGCCAAGCCGGTCATTCTTCCTCCAGAGGTCGCCATCGGAGCACTGGGGAAAATCCAG GTTCTGCCGCGGTTCGGCCCAGACGGTCAAGTGAAGGCAGCCCACATCATGAAGGTGAGCTGGTCAGCAGATCACCGCCTCATCGACGGCGCCACCATGTGTCGCTTCTCCAACCTGTGGCGGGAGTACCTGGAGAACCCGGCCAGCATGCTTCTGGACCTGAAATAG